Proteins from one Ahaetulla prasina isolate Xishuangbanna chromosome 2, ASM2864084v1, whole genome shotgun sequence genomic window:
- the LOC131190309 gene encoding zinc finger protein 239-like — translation MENTSKEKKSGQIQLYRKVGGIPKKNNSREENASKNRKRTGKQNAKNSGSRRIKSIMSQGNSKEQPSQQRKRVSKKQHPCPDCGKIFNRTSALRAHQRVHTGEKPYKCTECEKNFSKSSHLIVHQRIHTGERPYTCLTCGKSFSHSSHVIIHQRTHTGEKHYKCLECGKNFRYSSDLIRHQIEHAGEKPFRCSDCGKCFNRTSNLLIHQRIHTKEKPYKCLECGRNFSYSSVLIRHQRVHTSEKPFKCPDCGEGFHMNTSLLTHQRIHTGEKHYSCSECGKSFRWISHLNRHQKIHTVEVS, via the coding sequence ATGGAAAACACttccaaggaaaaaaaatcaggacaaaTACAACTATACAGGAAAGTGGGAGGAATACCCAAAAAGAATAATTCCCGGGAAGAAAACGCTTCTAAAAACCGGAAGAGAACAGGGAAACAAAATGCCAAAAACTCTGGATCCAGAAGAATAAAGTCCATCATGTCGCAAGGAAACTCCAAGGAACAGCCAAGTCAGCAAAGAAAGCGAGTGTCCAAGAAACAGCATccgtgtcctgattgtgggaaaatctTCAACAGAACCTCTGCTCTTAGGGCCCATCAGAGAGTCCACACAGGCGAAAAGCCCTACAAGTGCACTGAATGCGAGAAGAACTTCAGCAAAAGTTCACACCTCATTGTTCACCAgagaatccacacaggagaaagaccCTACACTTGTTTgacctgtgggaaaagtttcagtcactcTTCCCATGTGATTATCCACCAGAGAACTCATACAGGGGAGAAACATTACAAGTGTTTAGAATGTGGGAAAAACTTCCGATACAGTTCTGATCTCATCAGGCACCAGATTGAACATGCAGGTGAAAAACCCTTCCGGTGTTCTgactgtgggaaatgtttcaatcGGACCTCCAACCTCCTCATCCATCAGAGGATACACACAAAAGAGAAACCCTACAAGTGCCTTGAATGTGGGAGAAACTTCAGTTACAGCTCAGTTCTTATCAGGCATCAAAGAGTGCATACCTCTGAGAAGCCTTTTAAATGCCCCGACTGTGGGGAAGGTTTCCATATGAACACAAGCCTTCTTACACACCAGAGGatacatacaggagagaaacattATTCATGCTCGGAGTGTGGGAAAAGCTTCAGGTGGATATCACATTTAAATAGGCATCAGAAGATTCACACTGTAGAAGTGtcttag